The following proteins come from a genomic window of Pseudomonas syringae:
- a CDS encoding TetR/AcrR family transcriptional regulator, translating into MRYALDHKAQTHQRIVKEASMRFRRDGIGATGLQPLMKALGLTHGGFYAHFKSKDDLVEQALSHALDEVKGITSEVFARPDSLSEFIDLYLSLASRDAPDGGCPLPSMCLELGQRDQPSEVTDEIILHLLELFDKTLSGTGSESRSLPILSTLVGGLVLSRSAFDEELSERILNTTRDFLKQEIRKTAN; encoded by the coding sequence ATGCGTTACGCGCTCGATCATAAGGCCCAAACCCATCAACGCATCGTAAAGGAAGCGTCCATGCGCTTTCGTCGCGACGGCATTGGTGCTACCGGCTTGCAACCTTTGATGAAAGCACTCGGCTTGACCCATGGTGGCTTCTACGCGCATTTCAAATCCAAGGATGATCTGGTCGAACAGGCATTGAGTCACGCCCTCGACGAGGTAAAAGGAATCACCAGCGAAGTTTTCGCCAGACCGGACTCGCTCAGTGAATTCATTGATCTCTATCTCTCTCTAGCCAGTCGCGACGCCCCCGATGGCGGATGCCCCCTGCCCAGCATGTGCCTGGAATTGGGACAGCGCGACCAACCCAGCGAGGTCACCGATGAAATCATCCTTCATTTGCTCGAACTGTTTGATAAAACGCTTTCCGGGACAGGTTCCGAATCCAGAAGCCTGCCTATATTGTCCACACTGGTAGGCGGCCTGGTACTGTCGCGCAGTGCTTTCGACGAGGAACTGTCAGAGCGTATCCTGAATACCACCAGGGACTTTCTCAAACAGGAGATCAGAAAAACTGCTAACTGA
- a CDS encoding TlpA disulfide reductase family protein, whose protein sequence is MLSINAGPFAIAVTHLLLLTALVLATLVEARCMRHDKAKKTAIFGLFIFGLITARVAFVIAYFAQYRDSPWQTLDIRDGGFLVWPGLVGAVLGGLIIGWRRPRQRRALAFGLGTGLLVWMLGGLILDRYQQGASLPETTLRNMNGEPVNIADHQGKPIVINLWATWCPPCRREMPVLRDMQLERPDIVFLFVNQAESADTVSRYLSAQGLALRNSLLDTDGEFARQVGSVALPTTLFYSPQGRLTGSHLGEMSRASLTHYLDTQSGLGSQDSVPSSNQE, encoded by the coding sequence ATGCTGAGTATCAATGCCGGGCCCTTTGCCATCGCCGTGACCCACTTGCTGTTACTGACTGCCCTCGTATTGGCAACACTGGTGGAAGCCCGTTGCATGCGGCATGACAAAGCAAAAAAGACAGCAATATTCGGGCTGTTCATTTTTGGCCTCATCACGGCACGTGTCGCCTTTGTGATTGCCTACTTCGCTCAATACCGCGACTCACCATGGCAAACGCTGGACATTCGTGATGGCGGCTTTCTGGTCTGGCCGGGGCTCGTCGGCGCCGTGCTGGGCGGTTTGATCATCGGTTGGCGGCGCCCCAGGCAACGTCGCGCACTGGCATTCGGGCTGGGCACCGGGCTGCTGGTCTGGATGCTGGGCGGTCTGATCCTGGACCGCTATCAGCAAGGCGCGTCATTGCCCGAAACAACCCTGCGTAACATGAATGGCGAGCCGGTCAACATCGCTGATCACCAAGGCAAGCCCATAGTCATAAACCTCTGGGCGACATGGTGCCCTCCCTGCCGCAGGGAAATGCCGGTACTGCGAGATATGCAGCTTGAGCGGCCGGACATTGTGTTTCTGTTCGTCAATCAGGCCGAAAGTGCCGACACGGTCAGCCGCTACCTATCGGCGCAGGGCCTGGCGCTACGCAACAGCCTGCTCGACACGGACGGCGAGTTTGCCCGGCAGGTCGGCTCTGTCGCGCTGCCCACTACGCTGTTCTATTCACCTCAAGGGCGCTTGACGGGCAGCCACCTCGGCGAGATGTCCAGAGCCAGTCTGACCCACTATCTGGACACTCAAAGCGGACTTGGTTCGCAGGATTCGGTACCGAGTAGCAATCAGGAGTGA
- a CDS encoding aromatic amino acid transport family protein: protein MNDQANGVLERLDVAPESIASWNRNDTTWMLGLFGTAIGAGTLFLPINAGIGGFWPLMALALLAFPMTFYAHRGLTRFVLSGREGADITEVVEQHFGKSAGAMITLLYFFAIFPILLIYSVALTNTVGSFLEHQLHITPPPRAALAFVLIMGLLALVRCGERFIVKAMSVMVYPFIVALLFLAVFLIPHWTGGILSTATTLPEPSAFLSTLWLAIPVMVFSFNHAPIISAFAVDQKRQYGENAEVRSSQILARAHVLMVVMVLFFVFSCVLTLSPAQLAEAKAQNISILSYLANHFNNPTIAFVAPLIAFVAISKSFLGHYIGASEGLKGLVLKSGRRPAAKALDRMTAALMLVVCWVVATLDPNILGMIEKMGGPVISVLLFLMPMYAIHKVPAMRKYAGAWSNYFVVAAGLVAISALIFSLVR from the coding sequence ATGAATGATCAGGCTAATGGCGTCCTAGAACGTCTGGACGTAGCTCCCGAGAGCATCGCCTCTTGGAATCGTAATGACACCACCTGGATGCTCGGATTGTTCGGCACCGCCATTGGCGCGGGTACTCTGTTTTTGCCCATCAATGCGGGCATCGGTGGTTTCTGGCCGTTGATGGCTCTGGCGCTGCTGGCGTTTCCCATGACGTTCTACGCGCACCGGGGCCTGACCCGTTTCGTGCTGTCTGGCCGTGAAGGTGCCGATATCACTGAAGTGGTCGAACAGCATTTCGGCAAGAGCGCCGGAGCGATGATTACCTTGCTGTATTTTTTCGCGATTTTTCCGATCTTGCTGATCTACAGCGTGGCCCTGACCAATACCGTGGGCAGCTTTCTCGAACACCAGTTGCACATCACGCCGCCGCCACGTGCCGCGCTGGCCTTCGTGCTGATCATGGGCCTGCTGGCGCTGGTTCGCTGTGGCGAGCGATTCATCGTCAAGGCCATGAGCGTGATGGTGTATCCGTTTATCGTCGCGCTGCTGTTTCTGGCCGTGTTCCTGATTCCGCACTGGACCGGCGGTATTCTGAGCACCGCCACTACGCTGCCTGAGCCCTCGGCGTTTTTGTCGACCCTGTGGCTGGCCATTCCGGTGATGGTGTTCTCTTTCAACCATGCGCCGATCATCTCGGCCTTCGCGGTGGATCAGAAGCGCCAGTACGGCGAGAATGCCGAAGTGCGCAGTTCGCAGATTCTGGCCCGCGCCCATGTCTTGATGGTGGTGATGGTGCTGTTCTTCGTGTTCAGCTGCGTGCTGACCCTGTCGCCCGCCCAGCTGGCTGAAGCCAAGGCGCAGAACATCTCGATCCTGTCCTACCTGGCCAACCACTTCAACAACCCGACCATCGCCTTCGTCGCGCCGCTGATTGCGTTCGTGGCCATTTCCAAGTCATTCCTCGGCCATTACATCGGCGCCAGCGAGGGCTTGAAAGGGCTGGTGCTGAAGTCCGGACGTCGTCCGGCTGCGAAAGCCCTGGACCGTATGACGGCGGCGCTCATGCTGGTGGTGTGCTGGGTGGTAGCGACGCTCGACCCAAACATTCTGGGCATGATCGAGAAAATGGGCGGGCCGGTGATTTCGGTGTTGCTGTTCCTGATGCCGATGTACGCGATCCATAAAGTGCCCGCCATGCGCAAGTACGCAGGCGCGTGGTCCAACTACTTTGTGGTTGCTGCGGGTCTGGTGGCGATCTCGGCACTGATCTTTTCGCTGGTCCGCTGA
- a CDS encoding GreA/GreB family elongation factor translates to MNKQDVLQLIIDKLKIDLDIAQRAAQTAYETATHEENIAENKYDTLGLEASYLAAGQARRVEEIRQSLALYQNWTLKPFDESQGIQTGDLVVVEAENGQTQSLFLGPDAAGLKVFAADRLITVITARAPLGQSLLGKLEDDAVQIVINGSGQSYEITQTL, encoded by the coding sequence ATGAACAAGCAAGATGTGCTGCAATTGATCATCGACAAGCTGAAAATCGATCTGGACATCGCGCAGCGGGCCGCGCAGACCGCTTACGAAACAGCCACCCACGAAGAAAACATCGCCGAGAACAAATACGACACGCTGGGGCTGGAGGCTTCTTATCTGGCTGCCGGACAGGCGCGTCGGGTGGAGGAAATACGCCAGTCACTTGCGCTCTATCAGAACTGGACACTCAAGCCGTTTGATGAATCGCAGGGTATTCAGACCGGTGATCTTGTCGTGGTAGAAGCTGAAAACGGGCAGACGCAATCTCTGTTCCTCGGCCCTGATGCTGCCGGACTGAAAGTGTTCGCCGCCGACCGATTGATCACCGTCATTACCGCGCGCGCGCCCCTGGGGCAGAGTCTGCTGGGCAAACTCGAGGATGATGCGGTGCAGATTGTCATCAATGGCAGCGGACAATCCTATGAGATCACCCAAACCTTGTGA
- the earP gene encoding elongation factor P maturation arginine rhamnosyltransferase EarP, whose protein sequence is MKASWDIFCSVVDNYGDVGVTWRLARQLVAEHDLNVRLWIDDLSAFVRLYPGADPQAAQQVHAGVTVCHWPAQWVSSDVPDVVIEAFACRLPALYVESMPQRSPRPLWLNLDYLSAEDWVSGCHGLPSPQSNGLKKFFFFPGFPGTTGGLLREKDLIGRRQVFQQDSAARRVFLQGLGVEPLADARLISVFAYENPKLGSWLESLASDSRPTHLLVPEGRILEDLQRWLGVEEVLKAGAIYVRNALTVQVLPFIRQEHYDPLLWSCDFNVVRGEDSFVRAQWAGRPMLWHIYQQEDDAHLPKLDAFLQLYLDGLSPTAGQALNRFWQSWNTGGDLGNDWQAVLNHWPDIEKHAERWCLQQALQTDLATALVQFYGNSL, encoded by the coding sequence ATGAAAGCCTCTTGGGACATTTTTTGCAGCGTAGTCGACAACTACGGTGATGTGGGCGTGACCTGGCGTCTGGCACGGCAGCTGGTCGCCGAACACGATCTGAATGTGCGCTTGTGGATAGACGATTTGTCAGCCTTTGTCCGGCTGTACCCGGGCGCCGATCCGCAGGCTGCGCAGCAGGTGCATGCCGGCGTTACCGTCTGTCACTGGCCTGCGCAATGGGTGAGTAGCGATGTTCCGGATGTCGTCATCGAAGCGTTTGCCTGCCGCCTCCCGGCGCTTTATGTCGAGTCGATGCCGCAACGCTCGCCCAGACCCTTGTGGCTCAACCTTGATTACCTCAGTGCCGAAGACTGGGTGTCTGGCTGCCACGGTTTGCCATCGCCGCAATCCAACGGCCTGAAGAAATTCTTCTTCTTTCCCGGCTTTCCGGGGACCACCGGAGGCCTTCTACGCGAAAAGGATTTGATCGGGCGACGGCAGGTATTTCAGCAGGACAGCGCCGCCCGGCGCGTTTTTTTGCAGGGGCTGGGTGTCGAGCCCTTGGCCGACGCACGTTTGATCTCGGTATTTGCCTACGAAAACCCGAAGCTGGGCAGTTGGCTGGAGTCGCTGGCCAGCGACAGTCGTCCGACTCATTTGCTGGTGCCGGAAGGGCGCATTCTTGAAGATTTGCAGCGCTGGCTTGGCGTTGAAGAGGTGCTGAAAGCCGGAGCGATATACGTGCGAAACGCGCTGACGGTTCAGGTTCTACCGTTCATCCGCCAGGAGCATTACGACCCGTTGCTGTGGAGCTGCGATTTCAACGTCGTGCGCGGCGAAGACTCGTTCGTTCGCGCACAGTGGGCGGGTCGACCGATGCTCTGGCACATCTATCAGCAGGAAGACGATGCCCACCTGCCGAAGCTCGATGCATTTCTGCAGCTTTATCTGGATGGTCTTTCGCCAACCGCCGGACAGGCTTTGAACCGGTTCTGGCAGAGCTGGAATACGGGCGGTGATCTGGGCAACGACTGGCAGGCGGTGCTGAATCACTGGCCTGACATAGAAAAACACGCCGAGCGCTGGTGTCTGCAACAGGCCTTGCAGACTGATCTTGCCACGGCGCTGGTACAGTTTTATGGAAATTCGCTATGA
- a CDS encoding elongation factor P: MKTGKELKPGTVIRLENDPWLVQKAEFTKSGRNSAIMKTKLKNLLTGYKTEIVYSADDKLDDVILDRKEATLSFISGDTYTFMDTTDYTMYELNAEDIESVLPFVEEGMTDVCEAVFFEDRLVSVELPTTIVRQVDYTEGSARGDTSGKVMKPAKLKNGTELSVADFIEIGDMIEIDTREGGSYKGRAK; encoded by the coding sequence ATGAAAACTGGTAAAGAGCTGAAACCCGGTACTGTGATCCGTCTCGAAAACGATCCTTGGCTGGTTCAGAAAGCTGAGTTCACCAAATCCGGTCGTAACAGCGCGATCATGAAGACCAAGCTGAAAAACCTGCTGACCGGTTACAAGACCGAGATCGTTTACAGCGCTGACGACAAGCTGGACGACGTGATCCTCGATCGCAAGGAAGCCACCCTGTCTTTCATCAGCGGTGACACCTACACGTTCATGGACACCACTGACTACACCATGTACGAGCTGAACGCCGAAGACATCGAAAGCGTTCTGCCATTCGTCGAAGAAGGCATGACCGACGTCTGCGAAGCCGTGTTCTTCGAAGACCGTCTGGTTTCGGTAGAGCTGCCGACCACTATCGTGCGTCAGGTTGACTACACCGAAGGTTCCGCTCGTGGCGACACGTCGGGCAAGGTCATGAAGCCTGCCAAACTGAAAAACGGCACCGAGCTGAGCGTTGCTGACTTTATCGAAATCGGCGACATGATCGAGATCGATACCCGTGAAGGCGGTTCCTACAAAGGCCGTGCGAAGTAA
- a CDS encoding organic hydroperoxide resistance protein encodes MDTLYTAVATATGGRDGRAVSDDKILDVKLATPKELGGAGGAATNPEQLFAAGYSACFIGALKFVAGQSKRSIPADASITAHVGIGQIPGGFGLDIDLHVSLPGLEQADAQQLVDAAHVVCPYSNATRGNVDVRLHVTV; translated from the coding sequence ATGGACACGCTTTACACCGCAGTTGCAACCGCCACCGGCGGCCGTGATGGCCGTGCTGTTTCCGACGACAAGATTCTCGACGTCAAGCTGGCGACCCCGAAAGAACTGGGCGGTGCCGGCGGCGCAGCGACTAACCCTGAACAATTGTTCGCGGCGGGTTACTCGGCCTGCTTCATCGGCGCGCTTAAATTCGTCGCCGGTCAAAGCAAACGCAGCATTCCTGCCGACGCCTCAATCACTGCTCACGTGGGTATCGGCCAGATCCCCGGCGGTTTCGGTCTGGACATCGACCTGCACGTCAGCCTGCCCGGCCTTGAACAAGCCGACGCCCAACAACTGGTCGACGCAGCGCATGTAGTCTGCCCTTACTCCAACGCCACTCGCGGCAATGTTGATGTGCGCCTGCATGTGACTGTCTGA
- a CDS encoding MarR family winged helix-turn-helix transcriptional regulator, giving the protein MSADKSPPHLESADCDSLLLDNQLCFALYSTSLMMTKVYKPLLQALGLTYPQYLAMMVLWEKDGLTVGDVSARLLTDPGSLTPLLKRLEGEGFISRTRSKEDERVVLLHLTEQGRALQHRALSVPGCILSSSGLSMDKLHALQAQLLALRDQLQQSL; this is encoded by the coding sequence ATGAGTGCAGACAAGAGCCCGCCCCACCTTGAGTCCGCCGATTGCGACTCGCTGCTGCTGGATAACCAATTGTGTTTCGCCCTCTATTCCACGTCGCTGATGATGACCAAGGTCTACAAGCCCTTGTTACAGGCGCTTGGCCTGACCTATCCGCAGTATCTGGCGATGATGGTGTTATGGGAAAAAGACGGGCTTACCGTGGGCGATGTCAGCGCCCGCCTGCTGACCGATCCGGGCTCGCTGACACCTTTGCTCAAGCGCCTGGAAGGCGAAGGCTTCATCAGCCGCACCCGTAGCAAAGAAGACGAGCGCGTGGTCTTGCTGCATCTGACCGAACAAGGCCGGGCATTACAGCACAGGGCGCTGAGCGTTCCCGGCTGCATTCTCTCGAGCAGCGGCCTGAGCATGGACAAACTCCACGCGCTGCAAGCCCAGTTGCTGGCCTTGCGCGACCAGCTGCAGCAAAGCCTCTGA
- a CDS encoding sulfite exporter TauE/SafE family protein codes for MIEIVMFVLLGAAMGTLGGLFGIGGGLVAIPALGVLFGLDQQLAQGTALLMVLPNVLLALWRYNQRNRILLRNALMLIIPSFFLAWLTSLLAVRVDPQGMRLGFIGFLVVLTVFNVAQMYWRKKQASTGLRHEKWLWLLGVGSGVTGGLFGVGGGVVATPILTSVFGATQVVAQGLALSLAAPSTGITLVTYALHDHVNWSMGIPLAVGGLASISWGVKLAHSLPERTLRLMFCVFLVLCAVILALKV; via the coding sequence GTGATTGAAATTGTGATGTTTGTGTTGCTCGGCGCGGCAATGGGCACCCTCGGCGGGTTGTTCGGGATTGGCGGCGGGCTGGTGGCGATTCCGGCACTGGGTGTGCTGTTCGGCCTGGATCAGCAGTTGGCCCAAGGCACTGCGTTGTTGATGGTCTTGCCGAATGTGTTGCTCGCCTTGTGGCGCTACAACCAGCGTAACCGGATTTTGCTGCGCAACGCGCTGATGCTGATCATCCCGAGTTTCTTTCTTGCCTGGCTCACGTCACTGCTGGCGGTGCGGGTTGACCCTCAAGGCATGCGCCTGGGCTTTATCGGCTTTCTGGTGGTCCTGACGGTGTTTAACGTTGCGCAGATGTACTGGCGTAAAAAACAGGCCAGCACCGGGCTGCGTCATGAAAAGTGGCTGTGGCTGCTGGGCGTCGGTTCCGGCGTGACCGGCGGCCTGTTTGGTGTGGGCGGCGGGGTGGTGGCGACGCCGATCCTGACCAGCGTGTTTGGCGCGACGCAGGTTGTGGCGCAAGGGCTGGCGCTGTCCTTGGCAGCACCGAGCACCGGGATCACGCTGGTGACCTACGCGCTGCACGATCATGTCAACTGGTCGATGGGCATCCCGTTGGCGGTCGGCGGTCTGGCCAGCATCAGTTGGGGCGTCAAGCTGGCGCATTCGCTGCCGGAGCGAACGCTGCGCCTGATGTTCTGCGTGTTTCTGGTGCTGTGTGCAGTGATTCTCGCGCTTAAAGTCTGA
- a CDS encoding LysR substrate-binding domain-containing protein, protein MQSIWEIDVLAHYPSIDTELLRTFVAIADHGGFTRAGEAVNRTQSAVSMQMKRLEEDVVQRQLFQRDGRTLNLTAEGQVLLGYARRILKLHSEVFNTLREPHMVGVVKIGSPDDYVMRFLPGILSQFAQAYPLVQVEVHCEPSDLLLQRHDLDLTIVTRKPGTEIGTLLRQERLVWIEAIGFAPHEQKPIPLAMFNTHCFCRDWACNALDSVEREYRIAYSSSSMAAITAVVSAGLAVTAQLQSLVTPDLRILGEAEQLPQLPTASIVLLRNPKTPSPITECMAEYIIDGFRL, encoded by the coding sequence ATGCAGTCCATCTGGGAGATTGATGTATTGGCCCATTATCCGAGCATTGATACCGAGCTGTTGCGCACCTTTGTAGCGATCGCCGATCACGGCGGTTTTACCCGCGCAGGCGAAGCCGTCAATCGTACGCAGTCGGCGGTCAGCATGCAGATGAAGCGGCTGGAAGAGGACGTCGTGCAGCGCCAGTTGTTCCAGCGTGACGGCCGCACCCTGAACCTGACGGCCGAAGGTCAAGTGTTGCTCGGTTACGCGCGGCGCATCCTCAAGCTGCACAGCGAGGTGTTCAATACCCTGCGCGAGCCGCACATGGTTGGCGTGGTGAAAATCGGTTCTCCCGACGATTACGTGATGCGCTTTCTGCCCGGCATTCTGTCGCAGTTTGCGCAGGCCTATCCGCTGGTTCAGGTGGAGGTACATTGCGAGCCTTCGGACCTGCTGCTGCAACGTCACGATCTGGATCTGACCATCGTGACCCGCAAGCCTGGCACCGAGATAGGTACGCTGCTGCGTCAGGAGCGTCTGGTCTGGATCGAAGCCATCGGCTTCGCTCCCCACGAGCAGAAACCCATCCCGCTGGCGATGTTCAACACGCACTGCTTCTGTCGCGACTGGGCCTGCAATGCGCTGGACAGCGTAGAGCGCGAATATCGCATCGCCTATAGCAGCTCCAGCATGGCAGCGATCACTGCGGTGGTCAGCGCCGGGCTCGCAGTGACCGCGCAACTGCAAAGCCTGGTGACACCTGACCTGCGCATTCTTGGCGAGGCAGAGCAACTGCCACAACTGCCGACCGCCAGCATCGTGCTGCTGCGCAATCCGAAAACGCCCTCGCCTATCACCGAATGCATGGCTGAGTACATCATCGACGGGTTCAGACTTTAA
- a CDS encoding DUF1127 domain-containing protein — MMKGQEECVLAVRAAGHSPFGKALTALKHHVRRWLELHRQRQYLAQMSDGTLKDLGLSRADIQQEIERPFWDDPLKR; from the coding sequence ATGATGAAAGGTCAAGAAGAGTGTGTACTCGCCGTAAGAGCCGCCGGGCATTCGCCGTTTGGCAAGGCGTTGACGGCTTTGAAGCATCACGTGCGGCGCTGGCTGGAACTGCATCGCCAACGCCAATATCTCGCGCAGATGAGTGATGGAACGCTGAAGGATCTGGGTTTGAGTCGGGCCGATATCCAGCAGGAGATCGAGCGTCCGTTCTGGGACGACCCGCTCAAGCGTTGA
- a CDS encoding class II 3-deoxy-7-phosphoheptulonate synthase, translating into MSQPWSPDSWRAMPIQQQPQYPDAAHLLKVEQTLASYPPLVFAGEARELRRQFAEVTEGRAFLLQGGDCAESFMEFSAAKIRDTFKVLLQMAIVMTFAAGCPVVKVGRMAGQFAKPRSANDETIDGVTLPAYRGDIVNGIGFDEKSRVPDPERLIQAYNQSTATLNLLRAFAQGGFADLHQVHKWNLDFIANSALAEKYSQLAGRIDETLAFMRACGMDSSPQLRETSFFTAHEALLLNYEEAFVRRDSLTNDYYDCSAHMLWIGDRTRQLDGAHVEFLRGVNNPIGVKVGPSMNTDDLIRLIDILNPDNDPGRLNLIARMGANKVADHLPQLIRAVEREGRKVLWSSDPMHGNTIKASSGYKTRDFAQILGEVKQFFQVHQAEGTYAGGIHIEMTGQNVTECIGGARPITEDGLGDRYHTHCDPRMNADQSLELAFLIAETLKQVRR; encoded by the coding sequence ATGAGCCAACCCTGGAGCCCCGACAGCTGGCGGGCAATGCCGATTCAGCAGCAACCTCAATACCCTGACGCCGCGCACCTGCTCAAGGTCGAACAGACGCTTGCCAGCTACCCGCCGCTGGTGTTCGCTGGCGAAGCCCGCGAGTTGCGCCGTCAGTTTGCCGAGGTTACCGAGGGTCGCGCCTTTCTGCTGCAAGGCGGCGACTGCGCCGAAAGCTTCATGGAGTTTTCGGCAGCGAAGATCCGCGACACCTTCAAGGTGCTGTTGCAGATGGCAATCGTGATGACCTTTGCTGCCGGTTGCCCGGTGGTCAAGGTCGGACGCATGGCCGGGCAATTCGCCAAGCCGCGCTCGGCAAATGACGAAACCATCGACGGCGTGACGCTTCCGGCGTATCGCGGTGACATCGTCAACGGTATCGGTTTCGACGAGAAAAGCCGTGTGCCAGACCCTGAGCGTCTGATCCAGGCCTACAACCAGTCCACCGCGACCCTGAACCTGCTGCGCGCCTTTGCTCAGGGCGGGTTCGCCGACCTGCATCAAGTGCACAAGTGGAATCTGGACTTTATCGCCAACTCGGCGCTGGCCGAAAAATACAGCCAGCTGGCCGGGCGCATCGACGAAACACTGGCGTTCATGCGCGCCTGCGGCATGGACAGCTCGCCACAGTTGCGCGAGACCAGTTTCTTCACCGCCCATGAAGCGCTACTGCTCAACTATGAAGAAGCCTTTGTGCGGCGCGACAGCCTGACCAACGATTATTACGACTGCTCGGCACACATGCTGTGGATCGGCGACCGCACCCGCCAACTGGACGGCGCGCACGTTGAGTTCCTGCGTGGGGTGAACAACCCGATTGGCGTGAAAGTTGGCCCAAGCATGAACACCGACGATCTGATCCGGCTGATCGATATTCTCAACCCGGATAACGATCCGGGGCGCCTGAACCTGATTGCGCGCATGGGCGCCAACAAGGTCGCCGACCATCTGCCGCAGTTGATCCGCGCCGTAGAGCGCGAAGGCCGCAAGGTGCTGTGGAGTTCCGACCCGATGCATGGCAATACCATCAAGGCCAGCAGCGGTTACAAGACCCGTGACTTTGCGCAGATCCTTGGCGAAGTGAAGCAGTTCTTTCAGGTGCATCAGGCTGAAGGCACCTACGCCGGTGGCATCCATATCGAAATGACCGGCCAGAACGTCACCGAATGCATCGGCGGCGCCCGTCCGATCACCGAAGACGGCCTGGGTGATCGCTACCACACCCATTGCGACCCACGCATGAATGCCGATCAGTCTCTGGAACTGGCGTTTCTGATCGCCGAGACCCTGAAACAGGTCAGGCGCTAA
- a CDS encoding spermidine synthase, with product MTEERERVERILAEVHDAFGMIRVLEVEDYRFLEFGDAIEQSCTFVADPSWLEYDYTRAMLIGALCHDAPESALFLGLGAGTLTQACMKFLPLEDVEVIELRPDVPRLAMEFMGLDDDPRLYIRIGDALDLLDSAETADLIFVDLYTDVGPGVGHLAWNFLQSCQQRLNPGGWLIINQWATDDGKPLGAALLRGLYHRHYWELPVKEGNVILIVPADLDQTLDVEALSQRAEALAPHLGYSLDTLIKAVRSAT from the coding sequence ATGACGGAAGAGCGTGAGCGCGTAGAGCGAATACTGGCTGAGGTGCATGACGCCTTCGGCATGATCCGCGTGCTGGAAGTGGAAGATTACCGCTTCCTCGAGTTTGGCGATGCCATCGAGCAGAGTTGTACGTTTGTGGCTGACCCGAGCTGGCTGGAATACGACTACACCCGCGCCATGCTGATTGGCGCGTTGTGCCATGACGCCCCGGAAAGCGCGCTGTTTCTGGGGCTGGGTGCCGGAACGCTGACGCAGGCGTGCATGAAGTTTCTGCCGCTGGAAGACGTGGAAGTCATTGAGCTGCGCCCGGACGTCCCGCGTCTGGCCATGGAGTTCATGGGGCTCGACGACGATCCGCGTCTGTATATCCGCATCGGCGATGCGCTTGATCTGCTGGACAGCGCCGAGACGGCCGACCTGATCTTCGTCGACCTGTATACCGATGTCGGGCCCGGGGTCGGGCATCTGGCCTGGAATTTTCTGCAGAGCTGCCAGCAGCGCCTCAATCCCGGCGGCTGGCTGATCATCAATCAGTGGGCAACCGACGACGGCAAGCCGCTGGGCGCGGCACTGTTGCGTGGCCTGTATCACCGCCATTACTGGGAGCTGCCGGTGAAGGAGGGCAACGTCATTCTGATCGTGCCTGCCGATCTGGATCAGACGCTGGATGTCGAGGCGTTGAGTCAGCGTGCCGAGGCGCTTGCCCCCCATTTGGGTTATTCGCTCGATACGTTGATCAAGGCCGTCCGGTCTGCCACTTGA